In Ptychodera flava strain L36383 chromosome 21, AS_Pfla_20210202, whole genome shotgun sequence, a genomic segment contains:
- the LOC139120974 gene encoding uncharacterized protein, with translation MDHESQGSSLEPSEGSSQDPTYTQESLTESPDQLGAFLLGSSRSRDICPRCEPILVQAAVSFHTIKHQSSTLMKRMKCHPDPKKVDVRQWRNWSTVNGNNEVDVRQFASRHGLQGKSSNHKKSDLQEQFLAFVDANKVPTGRHSEGSGSLYYFLPQYTRISIPKKSENNYEEKMTQSLVAVFNMQQTELDRATVGCTTAERWLHDERPRHSIHPHKSDYCNTCKELSQQISAQKTALQRMMESGNITSDERQHSQQVIDSLKCLLKEHKGKASAAQQFYKTTCNTAFEVQDRISQLELEVSLSYEEEIELLELKSNYIAIFSYDYMMLRTLPHWGQSPQPAAAYYKMKLSVDIASLIQHNSGQASTYIFDEQLGPKNSNHTLSLLTKHIAALDLSWTTKVVIFMDSAPSTNKNSWLICWMNEMLIMHQTLQYIRVCFMVVGHTKSMPDLVFASIASSMKKKTMYSQWMN, from the exons ATGGATCACGAAAGCCAAGGAAGTAGTCTTGAACCTAGCGAAGGGTCGAGTCAAGACCCAACATACACCCAAGAATCGCTAACAGAATCTCCCGATCAACTTGGAGCATTCTTGCTTG GTAGCAGTAGATCAAGAGATATCTGCCCAAGATGTGAACCAATTCTTGTCCAAGCAGCTGTGTCATTCCACACAATAAAACATCAATCTTCAACTCTGATGAAGCGCATGAAGTGTCATCCAGATCCAAAAAAGGTTGACGTCAGACAGTGGAGAAAT TGGTCAACAGTTAATGGGAATAATGAAGTAGATGTGCGCCAATTTGCTTCAAGACATGGTCTTCAGGGTAAATCATCTAATCATAAGAAAAGTGATCTTCAGGAACAGTTCCTAGCATTTGTTGATGCTAACAAAGTGCCAACAGGAAGACACAGTGAGGGCTCTGGTTCTCTTTATTATTTTTTGCCTCAATACACACGCATCTCTATACCAAAGAAGTCAGAAAACAACTATGAAGAAAAAATGACTCAATCATTAGTTGCTGTATTCAATATGCAACAAACTGAACTAGATAGAGCAACTGTAGGCTGCACTACAGCAGAACGCTGGCTCCATGATGAGAGACCAAGACATTCCATTCATCCTCATAAATCAGATTATTGCAATACCTGTAAGGAACTTAGTCAGCAGATCTCAGCTCAGAAAACAGCATTGCAGCGGATGATGGAATCAGGAAACATCACTTCTGATGAAAGGCAACACTCACAACAAGTAATAGACAGTCTAAAATGTCTACTGAAAGAACACAAAGGAAAAGCATCAGCTGCCCAGCAGTTCTATAAAACAACCTGCAACACAGCCTTTGAAGTCCAGGACAGAATTTCACAGTTAGAACTTGAAGTCTCTTTATCGTATGAAGAGGAAATTGAGCTACTGGAGTTAAAGTCCAACTATATTGCCATCTTCAGTTACGACTACATGATGCTCCGGACACTTCCTCACTGGGGTCAATCACCACAACCAGCAGCTGCATATTACAAGATGAAACTTTCTGTTGACATTGCATCCCTGATACAACATAATTCAGGCCAAGCTTCAACTTACATATTTGATGAGCAACTTGGTCCCAAGAACAGTAACCACACCCTTTCATTACTGACCAAACACATTGCAGCATTGGACCTATCATGGACAACCAAAGTTGTCATATTTATGGATAGTGCACCTTCTACTAATAAGAATTCATGGTTAATATGTTGGATGAATGAAATGCTTATCAT